The Commensalibacter nepenthis genome has a window encoding:
- a CDS encoding Fe2+-dependent dioxygenase has product MIIHIPEVLNSEELSYVRSVFAKATFVDGKVTAGEQSMQVKKNVQIDQSAPESKELGEIVLKALGRNPIFNSAVMPYRVVPPLFNRYDTGMEFPDHVDNALRPILGTNMRIRTDVSSTLFLNDPTEYEGGELIIHDHSGSQAIKLPAGDMIVYPTYNLHSVSKITKGSRWASFFWTQSMIKEADKRKVLFDLDMTIIKLRTRMNDNDPQILELTNVYHNLMRLWCDL; this is encoded by the coding sequence ATGATTATTCATATTCCAGAGGTTTTGAACTCAGAAGAATTATCTTATGTGCGTTCTGTATTTGCCAAAGCGACGTTCGTTGATGGAAAAGTCACTGCGGGCGAGCAATCTATGCAGGTCAAGAAAAACGTGCAAATTGATCAATCCGCCCCTGAAAGCAAAGAATTAGGAGAAATCGTTTTAAAGGCATTGGGGCGCAATCCGATTTTTAATTCAGCGGTGATGCCGTATCGTGTGGTGCCTCCTTTGTTTAATCGATATGATACGGGGATGGAGTTCCCCGACCATGTGGATAATGCGTTGCGTCCTATTCTTGGAACGAATATGCGTATTCGCACAGATGTTTCATCAACGTTATTTTTAAATGACCCCACAGAATATGAAGGTGGAGAGTTGATTATTCACGATCACAGCGGGTCTCAGGCTATTAAACTTCCCGCAGGAGATATGATCGTCTATCCGACCTATAATCTTCACTCTGTTAGTAAGATTACCAAAGGCAGTCGTTGGGCATCCTTTTTTTGGACGCAATCGATGATTAAAGAGGCAGATAAGAGGAAGGTTCTATTTGATCTAGATATGACGATTATTAAGCTCCGCACTAGAATGAATGATAATGACCCACAAATATTAGAATTGACGAATGTGTATCATAACCTTATGCGTTTATGGTGTGACCTTTGA
- a CDS encoding DUF4175 family protein has translation MNISPDHKAQIKKAIFLTKINTVIEKYWPIFLSFLSLWGIYLCFGLLGIPQCLPDILRALILLILSISSLGMIIYQIKHIPLPSFKERLQRLEQINKLSHQPLQTLYDTPVQENSQEVWNHHLKRIYKNFPKLKVNFPRIFKRYLLLNRIAIVTLCIFTAIFVSHHHSSSSRLLSAMRPGYDDITMPLPKIQAWIIPPAYSGTAPIYIKSITETIATDPKARLHIALSDLKQAPDLINPEKNIVLDYISTQQLENNQWQVEGTIQNSGKLEIKSRGRIIATWTFNLPKNLPAQITWTAPIQKSQYDWKTAFPFKATQHYGIQSLTLTVTLPKDSKHPKENILSYTLPLGDHPKNITQTIYKDLSNSIWAGSHAQAMLSATDVTGQISKSEIVDFTLPKRVFSSPIAQKLDQIRQSYGTDQLSRTDTINALIQLQNIPDTFNDYDLFLNYIGIIYYLENARNNTSQVKTEALSRLWELTIDTEERKNSNSEIAKANIEIRAAQANVQEQLDKMQKLGKENITNQDRQELNRRLERLQNAVAQKMIAMARQNAKDHPQDSDGKEVQFTSTRSFQDMFKEMSKTMENGDMDKAMQQLEYTNQVLSTMRNATAEDLKKLEDHVKSQKEMEKLTKDLEALTKKQQDLLNQSYARLNQSVPILLRPNQDLNQLSTPELLKQITPQKPAEKHEQPLPSAEQTAQAQQTLKEELKKIQEQIQAITKQPIQNLDEAQQDMDEAHQFLQDKNDQKAAEAQQKALVDLQKGKQSAKENMQQQAQKFSNFFPVFTANTPQEDPSSANKASRDKKNDPLGRSNDPNNNPIDLSGNTSSARKIEDELRKRADDPNRSEKDLDYIYRLLNMF, from the coding sequence ATGAATATATCCCCAGACCATAAAGCACAGATTAAAAAAGCCATTTTCTTAACCAAAATTAATACAGTTATTGAAAAATATTGGCCAATTTTTTTATCTTTTCTCTCTTTATGGGGGATATATCTTTGTTTTGGGTTGCTGGGGATTCCTCAATGTCTGCCTGATATTTTGCGTGCATTGATACTTTTAATATTAAGTATCAGCAGTCTTGGGATGATTATCTATCAAATCAAACATATTCCTTTGCCTTCTTTCAAAGAAAGATTACAAAGATTAGAACAGATTAATAAACTGTCTCATCAACCTTTACAAACCTTATATGACACGCCTGTTCAAGAAAATAGCCAAGAGGTTTGGAATCATCATTTAAAAAGAATTTACAAAAACTTTCCAAAATTAAAAGTCAATTTTCCCAGAATATTTAAAAGATATCTACTTTTAAATCGTATAGCTATCGTTACCTTATGTATTTTTACAGCAATTTTTGTCTCACATCATCATAGTTCCTCTTCACGTTTACTGTCTGCAATGCGTCCAGGATATGATGACATCACAATGCCTTTGCCCAAAATCCAAGCATGGATTATTCCACCTGCTTATAGTGGAACTGCGCCCATTTATATTAAATCGATAACAGAAACCATTGCGACCGATCCCAAAGCGCGCTTGCATATCGCTTTATCTGACCTTAAGCAAGCACCTGATCTAATCAATCCAGAAAAAAACATTGTTCTGGATTATATTTCCACTCAACAACTTGAAAATAACCAATGGCAGGTTGAAGGAACCATTCAAAACTCAGGCAAATTAGAGATTAAAAGCAGAGGGCGTATTATAGCCACTTGGACTTTTAACCTTCCCAAAAACCTCCCTGCTCAGATTACATGGACTGCCCCAATTCAAAAGAGCCAGTATGATTGGAAAACGGCATTTCCGTTCAAAGCAACGCAACATTATGGTATTCAATCTTTAACATTGACCGTTACATTACCCAAAGACAGCAAGCATCCAAAAGAAAATATACTTTCTTATACTTTACCTTTAGGCGATCACCCTAAAAACATCACACAAACAATATATAAAGATTTATCAAATAGCATTTGGGCTGGCAGTCATGCCCAAGCAATGTTAAGCGCAACAGATGTCACTGGGCAAATATCAAAAAGCGAAATAGTTGATTTTACATTGCCGAAACGCGTTTTTTCCTCTCCTATTGCTCAAAAACTCGATCAAATTCGACAATCTTATGGAACAGATCAACTGTCCAGAACAGACACCATCAATGCGTTAATCCAATTACAAAATATTCCAGACACTTTTAATGATTATGATCTGTTTTTGAACTATATAGGCATTATTTATTACCTTGAAAATGCACGTAACAATACATCACAAGTAAAAACCGAAGCCTTGTCTCGTCTATGGGAATTAACGATTGATACAGAGGAAAGAAAAAACAGTAATTCCGAAATTGCCAAAGCAAATATAGAAATCCGCGCGGCACAAGCAAATGTGCAAGAACAGCTTGATAAAATGCAAAAGCTTGGCAAAGAAAATATAACCAATCAAGATCGACAAGAACTAAACAGAAGATTGGAACGATTACAAAATGCCGTTGCACAAAAAATGATCGCGATGGCAAGGCAAAATGCCAAAGATCATCCCCAAGATTCTGATGGGAAAGAAGTCCAATTTACCAGCACACGCTCTTTTCAAGATATGTTCAAAGAAATGTCCAAAACTATGGAAAATGGTGACATGGACAAAGCTATGCAGCAATTAGAATATACCAATCAAGTTTTAAGCACAATGCGCAATGCAACAGCCGAAGACTTAAAAAAGCTGGAAGACCATGTTAAATCTCAAAAAGAAATGGAAAAGCTGACGAAAGATTTAGAAGCTCTTACCAAAAAACAACAAGATTTATTAAATCAAAGCTATGCCAGACTTAATCAATCCGTGCCTATTCTGTTACGTCCTAATCAAGATTTAAATCAGCTTTCTACTCCTGAATTATTGAAACAAATCACACCTCAAAAACCAGCTGAAAAACATGAGCAACCTTTGCCTTCTGCAGAGCAAACAGCACAAGCACAGCAAACTTTGAAGGAAGAACTAAAGAAAATACAAGAGCAAATACAAGCAATTACCAAGCAACCTATTCAAAACCTTGATGAGGCTCAACAGGATATGGATGAAGCACATCAATTTTTACAAGATAAAAATGATCAAAAAGCTGCTGAAGCACAACAAAAAGCTCTCGTCGATTTACAAAAAGGCAAACAATCAGCCAAGGAAAATATGCAACAACAAGCTCAAAAATTCTCTAATTTCTTCCCTGTATTCACGGCGAATACTCCTCAAGAAGACCCCTCTTCTGCTAATAAAGCATCCCGTGATAAAAAAAACGATCCTTTGGGCAGATCAAATGATCCAAATAATAACCCGATTGATTTATCAGGAAACACATCGAGTGCCAGAAAAATCGAAGATGAGCTAAGAAAAAGAGCCGATGATCCTAATCGTTCAGAAAAAGATCTCGATTATATTTATCGATTATTGAATATGTTTTAA
- a CDS encoding TonB-dependent receptor: MEKACIKRIVQPISLATVMVGLMNGPAMAQETDINLKEGKEVEQKDSIAEKSDKSTTHEHILVRGKKTSNILTHETGVDLMPQDVMHTPQNINVVPQKILEEQNVKSLEEALKNVPGVTSSVGEGRGGMSGNQFLIRGFPAQNDIYEDGLRDFGVYTRDSFNYDSVVVIKGPSSSVFGNGTTGGAINVVTKKPILKDRYDVNFTGGNGDYYRGTVDINKKITDSIAARIVGVGNSNNVVGRDYIYSHHWGLAPSIAFGLGEKASYTIQYVYQQDDRIPDYGVPVVTKPGTKIARPITEYGIRRGNWYGNAMDSDKTQDHQLTGRFKYDITPDIVIHNDTRYGNYRREFSVTRPQCQAANCVNPYFSGRPQDAIIGTAGPSPYRQRTWSFQNVLSTIANFHTWGIKHQLTGGVDFSYASENRFYGQYSSALPTNSLVNPSPVINYPITILPGNPNAKSGDPALRKGHTRDVGVFLYDQFWMTEQWSIKGGVRYDNWNAKYGTEGGAGMWGANKMSTTNNIVNPTVSLMFNPNQNQMYYFTWAMSTTPLGMYLTNSYAPMRDNQGGMKPERSRLYELGGKWSLLDQRVGITAALFRLDKSNQIVSDPISGDVTSSGDTVRNEGIELGISGNVMKNWDVYGGFAAYHSDVKSSQTSGAKGNRVQYVPTQQGNLWTTYTIMPETPYNLTVGGGVTWRGNVWLNNTNTAKAPANVSIDMMLSHKFDEHWRVAFNIYNITNRLNYDSLFGNRVTPSSGRAFLFSLNMLQ, from the coding sequence ATGGAAAAAGCCTGTATAAAAAGGATAGTTCAGCCCATTTCATTGGCAACTGTGATGGTTGGTTTAATGAATGGTCCTGCAATGGCTCAGGAAACAGACATTAACCTCAAAGAGGGTAAAGAGGTTGAGCAAAAAGATAGTATTGCAGAAAAATCGGATAAATCTACAACACATGAACATATTCTTGTCCGTGGGAAAAAAACATCAAATATTCTAACACATGAAACAGGGGTGGATTTAATGCCTCAAGATGTTATGCATACCCCACAAAATATCAACGTTGTGCCTCAAAAGATTTTAGAAGAACAAAATGTTAAATCCTTAGAAGAAGCTCTTAAAAATGTGCCAGGTGTTACGTCATCCGTTGGTGAAGGCCGCGGAGGGATGTCAGGCAATCAGTTTTTAATCAGAGGGTTCCCCGCTCAGAATGATATTTACGAAGATGGATTGAGGGATTTTGGCGTTTATACGCGTGATAGCTTTAATTATGACAGTGTTGTTGTTATCAAGGGACCTTCATCCTCTGTTTTTGGAAATGGTACTACGGGTGGGGCGATTAACGTTGTTACCAAAAAGCCAATTTTAAAAGATCGATATGATGTTAATTTCACCGGCGGTAATGGCGATTATTATCGTGGCACAGTCGATATTAACAAAAAGATTACAGATTCCATTGCCGCACGGATCGTTGGGGTTGGAAACAGTAATAATGTAGTTGGAAGGGATTATATTTATTCCCACCACTGGGGATTAGCACCCTCGATTGCTTTTGGGCTGGGGGAAAAAGCAAGCTATACGATTCAATATGTGTATCAACAAGATGATCGTATTCCTGATTACGGAGTTCCTGTTGTCACTAAACCAGGCACAAAGATTGCCAGACCTATTACGGAATACGGGATCAGACGTGGCAATTGGTACGGTAATGCGATGGATAGTGATAAGACGCAAGATCATCAATTGACGGGTCGTTTTAAGTATGATATCACCCCTGACATTGTGATTCATAATGACACACGTTATGGCAATTACCGTCGTGAGTTTTCTGTCACACGCCCCCAATGTCAGGCAGCAAACTGTGTGAATCCATACTTCTCTGGTCGTCCTCAAGACGCAATTATTGGCACTGCGGGACCTTCACCATATCGTCAAAGAACATGGTCTTTCCAGAATGTTCTATCCACCATTGCAAACTTCCATACATGGGGTATCAAGCACCAATTGACGGGTGGGGTTGATTTTTCTTATGCCAGTGAAAATAGATTTTATGGTCAATATTCCTCTGCGTTGCCAACAAATAGTTTGGTTAATCCATCCCCAGTCATTAATTATCCGATTACAATCTTACCTGGTAATCCCAACGCCAAATCCGGAGATCCCGCCCTTCGAAAAGGACATACACGCGATGTGGGTGTGTTTTTATATGATCAATTTTGGATGACAGAACAATGGTCTATCAAAGGGGGTGTGCGTTATGATAATTGGAACGCAAAATACGGAACCGAGGGCGGTGCTGGTATGTGGGGTGCGAACAAGATGAGTACAACCAATAATATTGTGAACCCTACCGTCAGTTTGATGTTCAATCCAAATCAAAATCAGATGTATTATTTTACATGGGCGATGTCCACGACACCTTTAGGGATGTATCTGACGAATTCATATGCACCGATGCGTGATAATCAAGGAGGCATGAAACCAGAACGCAGCCGTTTGTATGAACTAGGCGGAAAATGGAGTTTATTAGACCAACGTGTTGGAATTACAGCAGCATTATTTAGGCTTGATAAAAGCAATCAGATTGTCAGTGATCCAATTTCTGGCGATGTGACCAGTTCAGGCGATACGGTTCGAAACGAAGGGATTGAGTTGGGTATTTCTGGGAACGTGATGAAAAACTGGGATGTTTATGGTGGATTTGCTGCCTATCATAGCGATGTAAAATCTTCACAGACCTCAGGTGCCAAAGGTAATCGTGTTCAATATGTTCCAACACAACAAGGAAATCTATGGACAACTTATACAATAATGCCAGAGACACCATATAATTTGACTGTTGGCGGTGGGGTAACTTGGAGGGGGAATGTATGGTTGAATAACACCAATACAGCAAAAGCCCCTGCGAATGTCAGTATTGATATGATGTTATCTCATAAATTTGACGAACATTGGAGAGTTGCGTTTAATATTTACAATATTACCAACCGTTTAAATTATGATTCCTTATTTGGTAATCGCGTTACGCCTTCAAGTGGACGTGCATTCTTATTTAGTTTGAATATGCTACAATAA